DNA sequence from the Staphylococcus epidermidis genome:
TAATCAATTTTTTCATAAATGAAATCCTCTCTAAATATGAATTATTTGAGATATTTAAAAATGTAATTATGTAGTAAATATAAATACATTTGGCATGATTATATTTGTAAACTCTCAACGAATTTTATTATATAACTTATAATTAAAAAAATAAAATTTTTGACAACTATGTTAGCATATTTATTTAAGATGCTACATTATACATTAGTACACAAATGTGATTTAATTATTCGTAATAATGATAATACAAAAGGGTGGGATAATTATGATAGGTAATATTCTAGTCGCTCACGGCATGAGAAAAGGAAATCAGAATGAAGCTTTAGAAGAATTTATCGGAACTTTATTAAAAGATGAGCAATATTATTATGAGTTAGCATTTTTAGAAAGTGAAACACAAAATCTTGAAATCATAATGGAGAAGATGATTAAGCAAGGAATTACAAAATTTCGTATTGTACCTTTACTCATTTTTAGTGCAATGCATTATATCAGTGATATTCCACAAATACTTAAAGAGATGAAAGCTCGATATCCACAAATTGATAGTAAAATGAGTGCGCCTCTTGGTACACATCCATATATGAAAACATTAGTAGAAAATAGAATTGCTGATGAAAAAGTCAGTGAAGGTTCAACCAAAGCAACTATAGTAATTGCCCATGGAAATGGAAGTGGACGTTTTACGAAAGCACATGATGAATTAAAAGCATTTGTTAAAACGCTTGATAGTCATCATCCTGTTTATGCAAGAGCTTTATATGGGACATTAGCATTTAAAAATGATTTAGATAAAATCTCAGAGCAATATGACGAGTTAGTCATTGTCCCATTATTTTTATTTGATGGTAGATTGGTGAATAAAGTAAAACGTCTTTTAGGTGAAATGACATTGCATAGTCAATTACACATTACGCCATCGATTAACTTTGATCCAATTTTAAGATTAATTATTAGAGAAAGACTTGAAGCGTTAGATATTTAATATATTTCAATTATTTTAAACGAATTTACAAAAAATAAATGATATGATTCGTTAAGGTTGGGGAATGTAACACAATTCATTGTTACATTCCCCTTAATATTTGATGATATTATTTCTATAATGAATGCAGCTCATTATAAAATAGTTTGTGGTTTAAAATGACAGCGTAAAGTGTAATTTCAATTGCAACATATATTATAAAATAGTTAATAATATATTTTAATTTTGGCCTCAATTTCATCCTAGAAAACCATATCCATGCCATTAGGGAAATCCCCGATTTTAATTTTAAATGTGAATTACATCACAAAAAACTGAAGTTTTGTTATAAGATGAACTTGAAAAGAGAAATACAAAATGATTAAATTTCTGACCTTTTATAAAGTTACATTGTGTTTTGTATTAAAAATTTATATTGATAAAAGGGGCATTAAAGTATGGCAAAACAAAAACTTGTAATGATTGGTAATGGTATGGCAGGTTTAAGAACGATAGAAGAGATTTTAGAACGTTCACAATCACAATTTGATATTACTATTATTGGGAAAGAACCTTATCCGAACTATAACAGAATTATGTTATCCAATATTTTACAGAAGAAAATGACCGTCGAAGATACAATTATGAATCCTTATGATTGGTATCAAGAGAATAATATTGAACTTATAAATAATGATCCAGTGGAAAAAGTTGATAAAGAAAACAAAATAGTTACTACTTCTAAAGGTATTGAAGTAGAGTATGACATTTGTATTTTCGCTACTGGATCAAAAGCTTTTGTATTACCTATACCAGGTTCAAATCTTCCTAGTGTCATTGGATGGCGAACAATTGATGATACAAATAAAATGATTGAAATTGCCCAAACGAAAAAACGCGCAGTTGTCATTGGTGGAGGTCTTCTAGGCTTAGAGTGTGCCAGAGGACTTCTAGATCAAGGAATGGAAGTGACAGTTCTTCATTTAGCTGATTGGCTCATGGAAATGCAATTGGATCGTAAAGCCGGAGAAATGCTTAAAGCGGATTTAGAAAAGCAAGGTATGAAGATTGAACTTCAAGCAAATTCTAAAGAAATCATTGGTGATAAAGATGTTGAAGCTATTAAATTAGCTGACGGTCGGGTGATTGAAACAGATTTAGTAGTTATGGCTGTTGGTATCAGACCTTATACTGAAGTTGCTAAAGATAGTGGATTAGATGTCAATAGAGGTATTGTTGTAAATGATTATATGCAAACATCTGATTCTCATATTTATGCAGTCGGTGAATGTGCCGAACATGATGGGAAAGTTTATGGATTGGTGGCGCCACTTTATGAACAAGGCAAAGTGCTAGCAGATTATTTAACTGGTAAAGAAACAAAAGGTTATAAAGGATCTACTACTTTCACTTCACTTAAAGTATCTGGTTGTGATTTATATAGTGCAGGGCAAATTGTTGAAGATGAAGATGTCCATGGTGTGGAAATTTTTAATAGTGTCGACAATATCTACAAAAAAGTGTATTTAAGTCAGGGTCAAGTCGTTGGTGCTGTCTTGTATGGTGATACTGATGATGGATCACGATTTTATAATATGATGAAAAAACATGAAACGCTTGAAGATTATACACTTGTTTCTTTATTGCATAAAGGTGATGAAGATGCGGGGACATCTATTGCTGATATGTCTGATGATGAAACGATTTGTGGATGTAATGGTGTTGATAAAGGAACAATCGTCAATGCTATTACAAGTAAAGGTTTAACGTCTGTAGATGAAGTGACTAAAGCAACAAAAGCAGGTAATTCATGTGGTAAGTGTAAAGGTCAAATCGGTGAGTTATTACAATATACATTAGGTGACGACTTTATTGCTGCAAAACCAACAGGTATTTGTCCATGTACTGATTTAACAAGAGACCAAATTGTAACTCAAATCAGGGCTAAAAATCTCAAATCATCAAAAGAAGTACGACACGTTCTTGATTTCAAAGATAAAGATGGTTGTCCTAAATGTCGACCTGCAATTAATTATTATTTAAATATGGTTTATCCTTTTGAACATCGAGACGAAAAAGATTCTCGCTTCGCTAATGAAAGATATCATGCAAATATACAAAATGATGGTACTTTCTCAGTGATTCCTCAAATGCGCGGTGGTGTTACAGATGCTGACCAACTCATTCGATTAGGAGAAGTTGCTAAAAAGTATAACGTACCACTTGTTAAAGTAACAGGTTCGCAACGTGTAGGTTTATATGGATTGAAGAAAGAAGAATTACCACAAGTTTGGAAAGATTTAGGAATGCGTTCTGCTTCTGCTTATGGTAAAAAGACGCGTTCTGTTAAAAGTTGCGTTGGTAAAGAGTTTTGTCGTTTTGGTACACAATACACAACTCGACTAGGAATAAGACTTGAAAAAACATTTGAATATATTGATACACCTCATAAATTTAAAATGGGAGTATCAGGTTGTCCGAGAAGTTGTGTAGAGTCTGGTGTTAAAGATTTTGGCGTCATATCTGTTGAAAATGGCTACCAAATATTTATCGGAGGTAATGGTGGTACTGATGTTACTGTAGGTAAATTGTTAACGACAGTTGAAACCGAAGATGAAGTGATTCAATTATGTGGTGCCCTCATGCAGTATTACAGAGAAACAGGTGTTTACGCTGAAAGAACAGCACCATGGTTAGAACGTATGGGCTTTGAAAATGTCAAGAATGTCTTATTAAATCAAGAAAAGCAAAAAGAACTGTATTTAAGAATTATGGAAGCCAAAAAAGCTGTTGAGAATGAACCATGGGAAACTATTGTTGAAAATAAAGAAGCACAAAAAATCTTTGAAGTTGAGAAGGTGTAAGAATGAAAGCTAAAGAAAAGATTAAAGTTACAACAATGAATGAAATGATTCCTCAAATAGGCAAAAAAGTAGTTGTAAACGAAAAAGAAATAGGTATTTTTCTCACAGATAATGGTGATTTATATGCCATTGGAAATATATGTCCACATAAAGAAGGACCGTTGTCTGAAGGGACTGTAAGTGGTGATTATGTTTACTGTCCGTTACACGATCAAAAAATAGCTTTAAAAACTGGAGAAGTACAACAACCTGATACAGGATGTGTAGAGACATACGAAGTAGAAGTTATTGATGGAGATATTTACTTATGTCTATAACTTATCCTGGCACAGTATATCTAATCGGTGCAGGACCAGGCAATCCAAACTTATTAACTAAAAAAGCTGAACGGTTAATTAGATCAGCTGACGTGATTTTATTTGATCGTCTCGTAAATCCTTTCATCTTACAGTATGCTTCTTCTCAAACAAAAGTGATCAATGTGGGAAAGAAACCTTATTGTAAACACATTCAACAAGAGGAGATTAATCAAAAAATTGTTGAAGCAGCTAATCAATATCAATGTGTGGTGAGACTAAAGGGAGGAGATCCTGCGATTTTTGGTAGAATTACAGAAGAAGTACAAACATTAGAAAATCATCATATTCATTACGAGATTGTCCCTGGTGTGACATCAGCAAGTGCTGCCGTAGCAACTATGAATATGGGATTAACGATGCGTTCTATCGCACCGAGTGTGACTTTCTCAACTGGTCATTTTAAAGATTCGGTTAATCACGATACGGATATTAGGAACTTGATTAATGGAGGCACTTTAGCTATTTATATGGGTGTGAAAAGATTAGGTCAAATTATTAAACAAATTGAATCATATACGAATGAAGACTACCCCATTGCAATAGTGTTTAATGCTTCCTGCTACAATGAAAAGATTGTTATAGGTCATTTAAGTACGATTGAAGAACAATTGGTTTCTCAACAACTAGAAGGTCATCCAGGCATATGCATTTTAGGTAATATACTTGATGACATTAATCGTACGTTATTGAATAATAATAAGAATGACAAGGGAAATCTATATTTAATCAAGGGAGATAAAGAACGTGCAATTGCAAAGGCTGAAACTTTATATGATGAAGGAATCCAATGTCTGATTGATTTTGACCATAGCTACCACATTTCTCAACAAAACGTGTATAACGAAATGATTAAACACAAGAGTATTAAAACAATATATGTATAAACATTTGGGTCTACAAGTTCATTATGAATTTGTAGGCCTTATTTTTTAGGGAATCTCTAACATCAATTAGGACATTCCCTAATATAATGGCTTTGTGAAAAAATGTACAATAAAGATAAGACACAATACCTATGCATTGAGAAAGGATATAACCTTGTATGGTGGGAGGATTAATAAAATGGGAAAATTTGGATTGAATTTCTTTAAACCGACAGAAAAGTTTAATGGAAATTGGTCGGTATTAGAGCATAAAAGTCGAGAATGGGAAAAGATGTATAGAGAAAGATGGAGCCACGACAAAGTTGTGAGAACGACGCATGGTGTTAACTGTACTGGATCATGTTCATGGAAAGTATTTGTCAAAAATGGCGTAATTACATGGGAAAATCAACAAATTGATTATCCAAGTTGTGGACCTGATATGCCAGAATTTGAGCCAAGAGGTTGTCCGAGAGGTGCATCATTTTCTTGGTATGAGTATAGTCCGTTAAGAGTTAAATATCCTTATATTAGAGGTAAATTATTAGATTTATGGACCGAAGCGCTTGAAGAACAAAAAGGAAACCGAATTGCGGCATGGGCATCCATCGTAGAAAATGAAAAAAAAGCCAAACAATATAAAGAAGCAAGAGGTAAAGGTGGACACGTCAGAGCAAATTGGAAAGATGCCACAGATATCATTGCAGCTCAAATTTTATACACCATAAAAAAAGATGGACCGGATCGTATTGCTGGATTTACTCCTATTCCTGCTATGTCGATGATTAGTTATGCTTCAGGAGCAAGATTTATTAATTTGTTAGGTGGAGAAATGTTAAGTTTTTACGATTGGTATGCTGATTTACCACCTGCATCTCCACAAATTTGGGGTGAGCAAACAGACGTGCCAGAATCCAGTGATT
Encoded proteins:
- the cobA gene encoding uroporphyrinogen-III C-methyltransferase; protein product: MSITYPGTVYLIGAGPGNPNLLTKKAERLIRSADVILFDRLVNPFILQYASSQTKVINVGKKPYCKHIQQEEINQKIVEAANQYQCVVRLKGGDPAIFGRITEEVQTLENHHIHYEIVPGVTSASAAVATMNMGLTMRSIAPSVTFSTGHFKDSVNHDTDIRNLINGGTLAIYMGVKRLGQIIKQIESYTNEDYPIAIVFNASCYNEKIVIGHLSTIEEQLVSQQLEGHPGICILGNILDDINRTLLNNNKNDKGNLYLIKGDKERAIAKAETLYDEGIQCLIDFDHSYHISQQNVYNEMIKHKSIKTIYV
- a CDS encoding sirohydrochlorin chelatase codes for the protein MIGNILVAHGMRKGNQNEALEEFIGTLLKDEQYYYELAFLESETQNLEIIMEKMIKQGITKFRIVPLLIFSAMHYISDIPQILKEMKARYPQIDSKMSAPLGTHPYMKTLVENRIADEKVSEGSTKATIVIAHGNGSGRFTKAHDELKAFVKTLDSHHPVYARALYGTLAFKNDLDKISEQYDELVIVPLFLFDGRLVNKVKRLLGEMTLHSQLHITPSINFDPILRLIIRERLEALDI
- the nirD gene encoding nitrite reductase small subunit NirD; translation: MKAKEKIKVTTMNEMIPQIGKKVVVNEKEIGIFLTDNGDLYAIGNICPHKEGPLSEGTVSGDYVYCPLHDQKIALKTGEVQQPDTGCVETYEVEVIDGDIYLCL
- the nirB gene encoding nitrite reductase large subunit NirB, which encodes MAKQKLVMIGNGMAGLRTIEEILERSQSQFDITIIGKEPYPNYNRIMLSNILQKKMTVEDTIMNPYDWYQENNIELINNDPVEKVDKENKIVTTSKGIEVEYDICIFATGSKAFVLPIPGSNLPSVIGWRTIDDTNKMIEIAQTKKRAVVIGGGLLGLECARGLLDQGMEVTVLHLADWLMEMQLDRKAGEMLKADLEKQGMKIELQANSKEIIGDKDVEAIKLADGRVIETDLVVMAVGIRPYTEVAKDSGLDVNRGIVVNDYMQTSDSHIYAVGECAEHDGKVYGLVAPLYEQGKVLADYLTGKETKGYKGSTTFTSLKVSGCDLYSAGQIVEDEDVHGVEIFNSVDNIYKKVYLSQGQVVGAVLYGDTDDGSRFYNMMKKHETLEDYTLVSLLHKGDEDAGTSIADMSDDETICGCNGVDKGTIVNAITSKGLTSVDEVTKATKAGNSCGKCKGQIGELLQYTLGDDFIAAKPTGICPCTDLTRDQIVTQIRAKNLKSSKEVRHVLDFKDKDGCPKCRPAINYYLNMVYPFEHRDEKDSRFANERYHANIQNDGTFSVIPQMRGGVTDADQLIRLGEVAKKYNVPLVKVTGSQRVGLYGLKKEELPQVWKDLGMRSASAYGKKTRSVKSCVGKEFCRFGTQYTTRLGIRLEKTFEYIDTPHKFKMGVSGCPRSCVESGVKDFGVISVENGYQIFIGGNGGTDVTVGKLLTTVETEDEVIQLCGALMQYYRETGVYAERTAPWLERMGFENVKNVLLNQEKQKELYLRIMEAKKAVENEPWETIVENKEAQKIFEVEKV